tcacCACTCTGCTGTTTGGGGTGCTGggctttcttcctctgggagtctctcccctccctcctatgTGAGATCAGGTCCTGTGAACATGGGCGGCACGTCCCCTCAGGTCGTGGAGGCCTCACATCTGCCTGGCTGGAGGTCAGTGCCAGGCCTAGTATGTGGTCCCAGGTCTAGGGACAGCATCCTATAGTTCCATGCCAGACACTTATGAGGAGCTCCCAGGGTGAGAGATCTTTTGGATGCCTCTACAGCGGGCCCCCCAGCTGCTGAGGCTCTTACTGGCATTGCTGTGATGAGGAACTGGAGGATGGAAGGCATTAAGTAACCAGCCCAGGGCCCCAGTGACACACACCCTGGAGCAATGCATCCTGCTGGGCTTGGCATATGCCTTCATTTGGGGTGCCTGGCTTACAGGAAGATCCCCCAAATATAGTACCAATCCACTAGCTCAGAGATCCCCTATCCACAGCAGTTCCTCACTGCTCCGAAATGGGTCTGTGCCACCAGGGCAGGCCAGCAGCTGAGGGCAGGATGCTGTGGCCTCAGTGACAGTCCCCTCAACCCAGAGGTTCCTACTGGAAGCTTATGTAATCGGATAGGGGCCTGAGGCAGGATGTCTCCTCCCAAGTGACCCCAGAAGTCCCAGAGCTTCACAGAACTGACAGGAATTGAGTGGTGCAGGGCTGAGATTATGACAGCCGTTTCCCCTCCATCCAGTGTGCCCTCCGAGTCATCTGTCCACCTTAGGGGGCTCAGGGGACATGCTCTGGGCCGAAGCCAGCATGGAACCCTGCTCCCAAATCCTGGCAGGCTGAGCGGGCAGAAGGGGTTCCAGGAGATGCCAAGTCCTGGCCCAGAGGTAAGAATGAGGCTAGCCCAGGAAGAGGGGATGGAGGAGGCGATCAGCAGAAGAGTGACGGGGCTGAGACCAGAGAAATTTATGCTTTTACTGGCaacagagataaagggagagcaAAAATAGTAatctgggggggcggggggggaggcACAGGCACCAGGCCAGCTGGGCAAGGACTTGGCCTTCTTGTCCGGCGTCAGcggccggggggcgggggggcaggcACAGGCACCAGGCCAGCTGGGCAAGGACTTGGCCTTCTTGTCCGGGGTCAGCGGCCAGGCCGGTGAGGAGCTCAGAAGTCCATGGAGCTGTGAGCCAGGTAGTCCTTGCGGCCAATGTTGCTGACCTGCTTGGTCTGCATGGCCTCGAGTTTGGGGCAGTCGGTGATCCGGTGGCCCAGGCCCCCGCAGAAGGCACAGCCGCGCTCTCCTGGGGGTCCGGGGTGGGGTGGTTAGCATCCTCTGGCTCCatgccccagctccccccacccctgtgccccccaccccgtgGTCACCTCCAATGTCCAACATGGACTCGTCCCCACAGTGTAGCACTTGCAGCACGGGCGGCATCTTCTGCTTGGCCTCCATCAGCAGGGCTTTGAGGTCCATCAGCACCGACTCATCTGGGGGTGGGAGGAACTGTCAGGGCCATGCCAACCATCCCCTCCCCAGGGGCTGAGCAGGGGTGCGGGCAGCAGACTCACCGCAGGCCTTGTTGATAAAGGTGGTAGCGATGCCTGTGTTTCCTGAGCGCCCGGTGCGGCCAATGCGGTGCACTGCATAGAGGGGATGGAGTCTCAGGTCCATGCACTCCCAACCTCCATCACCTTCCCCGCTCTGGTCCCCCAACTCCTCACCATAGTTCTCAATCTCCTCAGGCATGTCGTAGTTGATGACATGCTGGATGGCAGGGAAGTCCAGGCCCTTGGAGGCTACATCAGTGGCCACTAGGACATCCTTCTTGCCTTCCCGGAAAGCCTCAATGGCTTTGGTGCGTTCCTCCTGGTCTGGGGAAGGTCAGATGGGGGCTGTCAGAACCACAacagaagttggggggggggatgggcagAGATCAGGCCAGGGGCTATAGGGTCCTTGCTGAAACCCAGATATTCCCCGACCTTTGCCGCCATGGATGGCTACAGCCTCGACCCCCTTAAGAAGCAGGTACTCATGGATGGCATCTACGTCTGCCTTCTTCTCTGCAAAGATGAGCACCTGTTGGGAAAGGCCAGGTGCAGTTACATgggacccctcctcctcctcctcctcgcggGATTTGGGCCGGCCTGGGTACAGCACTCACAGGCGGGGGCGTCTTCTGCAGGCACTCCAGCAGGTACACCATCTTGGCCTCCTCCTTGACGTACTCCACCTCCTGCGACACAGGGGCTGGGTCACAGGGTCTATAGGCCCCATCTGTTCCCAACCAGGTGACTGGCTGTAAGCCTCATGTTCCCAATAGCTCCTAAGGGCTGGACACCCTGAGGATGCTTCATGCTAGGGCTTCTGAGTGAGATCCCCAATGTCCAAAGGATTACCCCTACCaacgtggggtgggggggtgtcaggAACACATGCAAACCTGGATGACATCCAGGCTGGCGGCCCCAGCACGACCCACATTGATGGTGACGGGCTTCACCAGGGCGCTCTTGGCAAAGTTCTGGATCTTCTTGGGCATGGTGGCACTGAACAGCAGGGTCTGCCGCTGGCCCTGAGGAAGAAAAGTGATGAAGGCATTTGGGACTGGGGAGGCTTAAGTGGCCAGATGAcagatggggtgtgtgtgtgtgtgcgcgcgcgcatgcgTGCGTGTACGTGCACAGCGGCAGGGCGGTGCTGGCCAGGCAGGGACATGCACCTTGAAGTAGGAGAAAATGGTGCGGATGTCACCCTCGAAGCCCATGTCAATCATGCGGTCAGCCTCGTCCAAGGCCAGGTAGCGGCAGATGTCCAAGCTGACCATCTTCTTCTGCAGCAGGTCCATGAGGCGCCCAGGTGTTGCCACCATCATGTGCACACCACTGGGGATAGAGAAAAGGCTCTGAGGCCGGCCCCCCAGGGTGCTTCTCCTCGTCGTGCCCCCACCCTGCACAGCCTCCCTGAGGAGGGTCACACCAAAGGGCCCTGAGCTGCTAGGACACCTGGGTTCACCAGCTCT
Above is a genomic segment from Erinaceus europaeus chromosome 9, mEriEur2.1, whole genome shotgun sequence containing:
- the DDX41 gene encoding probable ATP-dependent RNA helicase DDX41, whose translation is MEESEPERKRARADDAAGAGSRSETENEDDEDYVPYVPLRQRRQQLLQKLLQRRRKGAAEEEQQDSGSEPRGDEDDIPLGPQSNVSLLDQHQHLKEKAEARKESAKEKQLKEEEKILESVAEGRALMSVKEMAKGITYDDPIKTSWTPPRYVLNMSEERHDRVRKKYHILVEGDGIPPPIKSFKEMKFPAAILRGLKKKGILHPTPIQIQGIPTILSGRDMIGIAFTGSGKTLVFTLPVIMFCLEQEKRLPFSKREGPYGLIICPSRELARQTHGILEYYCRLLQEDSSPLLRCALCIGGMSVKEQMETIRHGVHMMVATPGRLMDLLQKKMVSLDICRYLALDEADRMIDMGFEGDIRTIFSYFKGQRQTLLFSATMPKKIQNFAKSALVKPVTINVGRAGAASLDVIQEVEYVKEEAKMVYLLECLQKTPPPVLIFAEKKADVDAIHEYLLLKGVEAVAIHGGKDQEERTKAIEAFREGKKDVLVATDVASKGLDFPAIQHVINYDMPEEIENYVHRIGRTGRSGNTGIATTFINKACDESVLMDLKALLMEAKQKMPPVLQVLHCGDESMLDIGGERGCAFCGGLGHRITDCPKLEAMQTKQVSNIGRKDYLAHSSMDF